In a genomic window of Chryseobacterium sp. G0162:
- a CDS encoding alpha/beta fold hydrolase — protein MKPVLFFLVMLSALISAQTDVPKLKKEYIQLLEKSNYGNNPKAGKYYDINGIKMYCEIYGEGQPLLLIHGNGGSIVDFSKQIPYFSKHYKVIVADSRAQGKSIDKGNALTYEMMADDYAALLQTMKIDSAFVMGWSDGGINGLLLSMRHPEKVKKLIVTGANLRPDSTAVQPDVFKRVSDNYAKFKEVFANKKNKTDLDDMVFKLKRLLSEQPNIDPKALKSIKVPVLVIGGDNDVIKPEHTLEIFRNIPKANLWILPNSGHATLVVYTDEFNAKADTFFKTKFRTIKDRDREF, from the coding sequence ATGAAACCGGTATTATTTTTTCTCGTTATGCTCTCTGCTTTAATATCAGCTCAGACAGATGTTCCAAAGCTCAAAAAAGAATATATTCAGCTTTTAGAAAAATCCAATTATGGTAATAATCCAAAAGCAGGTAAATATTATGATATTAATGGAATCAAAATGTATTGTGAAATCTATGGAGAAGGCCAGCCCTTGCTTCTCATCCATGGAAATGGGGGCTCAATTGTAGATTTTTCTAAACAAATCCCCTATTTTTCCAAACATTATAAAGTGATTGTTGCCGATAGCAGAGCACAGGGAAAATCAATAGATAAAGGAAACGCTCTTACTTACGAAATGATGGCTGATGATTATGCAGCACTCCTTCAGACAATGAAAATTGATTCTGCTTTTGTGATGGGCTGGAGTGACGGAGGAATTAACGGACTTTTGCTAAGCATGAGACATCCGGAAAAGGTAAAGAAACTCATTGTTACCGGAGCTAATTTAAGACCTGATTCTACAGCAGTACAACCTGATGTATTTAAAAGAGTGAGTGATAATTATGCAAAATTTAAAGAGGTTTTTGCCAATAAAAAAAACAAAACAGATCTGGATGATATGGTTTTCAAGCTTAAAAGATTATTGAGTGAACAGCCCAATATAGATCCAAAAGCTTTAAAGAGCATTAAGGTTCCTGTTCTTGTAATTGGAGGAGATAATGATGTGATAAAACCGGAACATACCCTGGAAATCTTCAGAAATATCCCTAAAGCCAATCTTTGGATTTTACCCAACTCTGGACATGCTACTTTAGTGGTTTATACAGATGAATTCAATGCTAAAGCAGATACTTTTTTTAAAACAAAATTCAGAACTATTAAAGATCGGGATCGTGAGTTTTAA
- a CDS encoding ketopantoate reductase family protein codes for MNKKHIVVVGLGGVGGYFGFKINQINETSGKYTVSFAARGETYDKVKENGLVLLSPEHPNDRTRPNAIEENISDIKNPDLVLICVKEYDLENVCKQLKEVITKETIVLPMMNGADIYDRIRKIIPDHIILPTCIYVASHIKKRGTVEHKGKAGKMIVGRDPEHFSSDVAWVTELLEESKIDFDFKDNSLADIWTKFIFIASFGLVTAKHNSSIGTVCTDEQQKAEATEIMKEIKQIADKKQIHLSEDIIERTFEKASTFPFETPTSLQLDIHSGKKDNELELFAGAVLKYGADVHLDTPFTQKIYHEIKGK; via the coding sequence ATGAACAAAAAACATATTGTAGTTGTAGGATTAGGAGGCGTAGGGGGATACTTTGGTTTTAAAATCAATCAGATTAACGAAACTTCCGGGAAATATACTGTTTCTTTTGCGGCTAGAGGAGAAACTTATGATAAAGTAAAAGAAAATGGATTAGTATTACTTTCACCGGAGCATCCCAATGACCGGACTCGCCCTAATGCGATTGAGGAGAATATCAGCGATATTAAAAATCCCGATCTGGTTTTGATCTGTGTAAAAGAATATGATCTTGAAAATGTCTGTAAACAACTTAAAGAGGTTATTACCAAAGAGACAATAGTACTTCCCATGATGAATGGAGCAGACATTTATGACAGAATCCGAAAAATAATTCCAGACCACATTATTCTACCAACCTGTATTTATGTAGCGTCTCATATCAAAAAAAGAGGGACAGTGGAACATAAAGGAAAAGCTGGGAAAATGATTGTAGGAAGAGATCCTGAACATTTTTCAAGTGATGTTGCATGGGTAACAGAGCTACTTGAAGAAAGCAAGATTGACTTTGACTTTAAAGATAATTCCTTAGCCGATATCTGGACGAAGTTTATTTTCATTGCCAGCTTTGGACTGGTAACAGCCAAACATAATTCATCCATAGGAACCGTATGTACTGATGAACAGCAGAAAGCTGAAGCAACGGAAATTATGAAGGAAATAAAACAGATTGCAGATAAAAAACAAATTCACCTTTCGGAAGATATTATAGAAAGAACCTTTGAAAAAGCATCTACATTTCCTTTTGAAACTCCAACATCCTTACAGTTGGATATTCATTCCGGAAAGAAAGATAACGAACTGGAATTGTTTGCCGGAGCGGTTTTAAAATATGGAGCAGATGTTCATCTTGATACACCTTTTACTCAAAAGATATATCATGAAATTAAAGGAAAGTAA
- a CDS encoding 2Fe-2S iron-sulfur cluster-binding protein produces MKDEITITVTDQTGIQHTLICPLEMGLTLKDICKAYELPMEAMCGGMAMCATCHCYILNGAASLSEKNDVEEALLSELFTTKETSRLACQIYLTGQMDGLSIEIAAN; encoded by the coding sequence ATGAAAGACGAAATAACAATTACAGTGACAGATCAGACTGGTATTCAACATACCCTGATCTGTCCACTGGAGATGGGACTTACTTTAAAAGACATCTGTAAAGCCTATGAACTTCCTATGGAAGCCATGTGTGGTGGTATGGCGATGTGTGCCACCTGTCATTGCTATATTCTGAATGGAGCGGCCTCATTATCTGAGAAAAATGATGTGGAAGAGGCCCTTCTTTCAGAATTATTCACCACCAAGGAAACCAGCAGATTGGCATGTCAAATCTATCTGACTGGTCAAATGGATGGACTCTCCATAGAAATTGCAGCAAATTAA
- a CDS encoding class I SAM-dependent methyltransferase encodes MQEEKIDFLHHNESAWDKQALEQNEWSQAVSSELINEAKEGKWEVHLTPKPLNKAWLGDIKGKKILCLASAGGQQAPVLAAVGAEVVVFDISEEQLRQDDKVAERDGLSLKTVQGDMRDLSAFENESFDIVFHPISNHYVEDVNPVWKEAYRVLKKGGSLLSSFFNPVVFVADRNPQDMAEGIIRPKYTLPYADIRDLNQEQIARKMENQEALVFGHSLSDLIGGQLKAGFVIADFTEEMQPHPRFLIDKYLPTFIATKAVKLN; translated from the coding sequence ATGCAAGAAGAAAAAATTGACTTTTTACACCACAATGAGTCAGCCTGGGACAAACAGGCATTGGAACAGAATGAATGGTCTCAGGCAGTAAGTTCAGAATTAATTAATGAGGCAAAGGAAGGGAAATGGGAAGTACATCTTACCCCAAAACCTTTAAATAAAGCCTGGTTGGGAGATATAAAAGGAAAGAAAATTTTGTGTCTGGCATCTGCAGGTGGGCAGCAGGCTCCGGTGCTGGCTGCTGTGGGAGCAGAGGTTGTTGTGTTTGATATTTCGGAAGAGCAGCTGAGACAGGATGACAAGGTAGCAGAACGCGACGGATTATCCCTGAAAACGGTCCAGGGAGATATGAGAGACCTCAGTGCTTTTGAAAATGAATCTTTTGATATCGTTTTTCATCCCATCTCCAATCATTATGTGGAAGACGTAAATCCTGTCTGGAAAGAAGCTTACAGAGTCTTAAAAAAGGGTGGATCTTTATTGTCCAGTTTTTTCAATCCGGTTGTTTTTGTAGCGGACCGTAATCCACAGGATATGGCAGAAGGAATCATCAGACCTAAATATACTTTGCCTTATGCAGATATCAGAGACCTGAATCAGGAGCAGATTGCCAGAAAAATGGAGAATCAGGAAGCACTGGTTTTTGGACATTCTCTTTCTGATCTGATTGGTGGCCAATTAAAGGCCGGCTTTGTGATTGCCGATTTTACAGAAGAAATGCAGCCCCATCCAAGATTTTTAATTGATAAATACCTGCCGACCTTTATAGCAACAAAAGCGGTAAAACTAAATTAG
- a CDS encoding Crp/Fnr family transcriptional regulator: MDKSSINNYFHSLFSIKDEVVEKITETFKPFELKANDIVLDQNTISTKTYFLEKGYVRSYLLNEDNEEITTNIYAAPCFVNDFLSFFRQQPTKEIYQAVTDCMFWETGLENVQYNFHNIPEFREFSRLLFVLNYHNIHDRLIEMASQKASTRYSNLMKKDPNIFQHVPLKVIASYLGIKDSSLSRIRRDIHK, from the coding sequence ATGGATAAATCATCGATCAATAATTATTTTCATTCCCTGTTCAGTATTAAAGATGAAGTGGTTGAGAAAATTACAGAAACCTTCAAACCGTTTGAGCTGAAAGCTAATGATATTGTGTTGGATCAGAATACCATCAGCACTAAAACCTATTTTCTGGAAAAAGGTTACGTTCGTTCTTATCTGCTGAATGAAGATAATGAAGAAATTACCACAAATATTTATGCTGCCCCTTGTTTTGTGAATGATTTTTTATCCTTTTTCAGGCAGCAGCCCACCAAAGAGATCTATCAGGCTGTTACAGACTGTATGTTCTGGGAAACCGGTTTGGAGAATGTACAGTATAATTTCCATAATATTCCTGAATTCCGGGAATTCAGCAGGCTGCTTTTTGTCCTGAACTATCACAACATTCACGACAGACTGATTGAGATGGCGAGCCAGAAGGCTTCTACCCGGTATTCTAATCTGATGAAGAAAGATCCCAATATTTTTCAACATGTTCCGCTTAAGGTAATTGCTTCCTATCTTGGAATTAAGGACAGCTCATTAAGCAGAATCAGAAGAGATATTCATAAGTAA
- a CDS encoding 4Fe-4S dicluster domain-containing protein has translation MAIKITDDCINCGACEPECPNSAIYEGAIDWRWQDKTKLSGHITFPDGTEADAGAYNQAVSDEVYYIVSGKCTECKGFHEEPQCKAVCPVDCCIDDPDHRESDEVLFDRQKFMHEV, from the coding sequence ATGGCAATTAAAATAACTGATGACTGTATCAATTGCGGAGCCTGTGAACCGGAATGCCCAAATTCAGCCATTTACGAAGGCGCCATCGACTGGCGTTGGCAGGATAAAACCAAACTTTCGGGTCATATCACCTTCCCGGATGGAACTGAAGCTGATGCAGGAGCTTATAATCAGGCGGTTTCGGATGAGGTCTATTATATTGTCTCTGGAAAATGTACGGAATGTAAAGGTTTTCATGAAGAACCTCAGTGTAAGGCTGTTTGCCCTGTAGACTGCTGTATTGATGATCCGGACCATCGTGAAAGTGATGAAGTATTATTTGACCGGCAGAAATTTATGCATGAAGTTTAA